A single region of the Lotus japonicus ecotype B-129 chromosome 4, LjGifu_v1.2 genome encodes:
- the LOC130710022 gene encoding vignain-like: protein MGTKNLFWFALLSLALFLSVAESFDFNEKDLESEESLWDLYERWRSVHTVSRSLDEKRKRFNVFKANVMHVHDTNKLDMPYKLELNKFADMTNHEFRSIYASSKIDHHKMLRGTPHGKGTFMYENVDSVPPSIDWRKKGAVTAIKDQRDCSSCWAFSAVAAVEGINQIKTQKLVSLSEQELVDCDIEHNNGCNGGYMNNAFDFIKQNGITTESIYPYTATNGTCNVQKENEPAVSIDGYENVPENNETALLLAAANQPVSVAVEAGVDMQLYSEGVFMGGGVDCGTQLNHGVAIVGYGATQYGTKYWIVKNSWGAKWGEEGYIRMKRDISDKRGLCGIAMAPSYPIKSSSIDFLEPSQFLIDEI, encoded by the exons ATGGGAACAAAGAACCTCTTCTGGTTTGCTCTGCTATCCCTTGCTCTGTTTCTCAGTGTGGCAGAGAGCTTTGATTTCAATGAGAAGGATTTGGAATCTGAAGAAAGCTTGTGGGATTTGTATGAAAGATGGAGAAGCGTCCACACGGTTTCTCGAAGCCTAGACGAGAAGCGCAAGCGCTTCAATGTGTTCAAAGCCAATGTGATGCATGTCCATGACACCAATAAATTGGACATGCCTTACAAGCTCGAGTTGAACAAATTTGCTGACATGACCAACCATGAATTCAGAAGCATCTATGCTTCCTCCAAGATTGATCATCACAAAATGTTACGCGGCACACCACATGGGAAGGGAACCTTCATGTATGAGAATGTTGATAGTGTTCCTCCTTCTATAGATTGGAGGAAGAAAGGGGCTGTCACTGCTATAAAGGATCAAAGAGACTGCA GTAGTTGCTGGGCGTTTTCAGCCGTAGCTGCTGTTGAAGGTATTAACCAAATCAAGACACAAAAGCTAGTGTCATTGTCTGAGCAAGAGCTAGTAGATTGTGACATTGAACACAATAATGGATGCAATGGTGGGTACATGAATAATGCGTTCGACTTCATCAAGCAAAATGGCATAACAACCGAAAGTATTTACCCTTATACAGCAACAAATGGAACCTGTAATGTACAGAAG GAGAATGAACCAGCAGTGTCAATTGATGGCTATGAGAATGTTCCAGAGAATAATGAGACTGCATTGCTCCTAGCAGCTGCAAACCAACCTGTATCTGTAGCAGTTGAAGCAGGGGTTGATATGCAGTTATACTCAGAG GGAGTATTTATGGGAGGCGGAGTGGACTGTGGCACTCAATTGAATCATGGAGTAGCAATTGTGGGATATGGAGCAACTCAATATGGAACCAAATATTGGATAGTGAAAAACTCATGGGGAGCCAAATGGGGGGAAGAAGGTTACATAAGAATGAAAAGGGACATATCTGATAAGCGAGGTCTCTGTGGCATAGCGATGGCGCCTTCATATCCAATCAAAAGTTCCTCCATTGATTTCCTAGAGCCTTCACAATTTCTTATAGATGAAATTTAA